The Apium graveolens cultivar Ventura chromosome 11, ASM990537v1, whole genome shotgun sequence genome has a window encoding:
- the LOC141696939 gene encoding dolichol kinase EVAN has protein sequence MASSLLSGERVVVALFTFRIIYSTSLSHLYESISLSLLFLFALFVEISLESSPSHSSLLNTRPGASSGVLLGAVSLPGVMFSRMILNSRAVSLNQVGAEDLEYLRLQYWATTASCFSVLVYLCFILCHKFNQSHLFSLHGYWRNKLNIGFIALCAALFCVSTAKSFSGRYTTLLLFWVLVHGLATVRLIQHVLYTFPACASVGEALLVTSGLVIYFGDMFACTLVKIYGYVISTEYGSIHYGIERDEISTIIQGVLLGLLLFPFFFKHVTLIWQHITNSAYSEAREDHQRGRAALFYVSLACILILIVPSWMQLVHQFPAHPLLWVFNFVFSEPLKRLSLCIYWVFVIYASVLRFYNISKSSKIERILLRKYYHLMAVLMFVPALILQPKFLNLAFGAALAAFLMLEIIRVWRIWPLGHLVHQFLNAFTDHRDSDLLIVSHFSLLLGCALPIWMSSGFNDRPLAPFAGILSLGIGDTMASMVGHKYGVLRWSKTGKKTIEGTAAGITSVLAACSILLPILATTGYIFTQHWFSLLLAVTLSGLLEAYTAQLDNAFIPLVFYSLLCI, from the exons ATGGCTTCATCGCTGTTGAGCGGCGAGAGAGTCGTGGTAGCTCTATTTACATTCCGTATAATTTACTCCACCTCTCTCTCTCATCTCTACGAATCcatttctctctctctcctcttTCTATTCGCTCTTTTCGTCGAGATCTCTCTCGAATCGTCTCCTTCCCACTCCTCTCTCTTGAACACCAG GCCAGGGGCGTCGTCTGGTGTTCTTTTGGGAGCGGTGTCGTTGCCTGGTGTTATGTTTTCGAGGATGATATTGAATTCCCGAGCGGTTTCGTTGAATCAAGTTGGAGCAGAAG ATCTTGAATATCTGCGATTGCAATATTGGGCTACAACTGCTAGCTGCTTTAGTGTGCTGGTCTATCTCTGTTTTATTCTGTGCCACAAGTTCAACCAAAGTCATTTGTTCAGTTTACACGGTTATTGGCGAAACAAGTTGAACATAGGTTTCATAGCATTATGTGCGGCACTTTTCTGTGTGTCTACTGCAAAATCTTTTAGCG GTCGGTATACAACACTATTGTTATTTTGGGTACTTGTTCATGGATTAGCAACTGTGAGACTAATTCAGCATGTACTCTATACCTTTCCAGCATGCGCATCAGTTG GTGAGGCACTTCTAGTTACAAGTGGCCTTGTTATTTATTTTGGAGACATGTTTGCATGTACGCTTGTTAAG ATTTATGGATACGTGATATCAACGGAATATGGTTCTATTCACTATGGAATTGAAAGGGACGAGATAAGCACCATTATCCAG GGTGTGCTTCTTGGGCTCCTCCTCTTTCCATTTTTCTTCAAACATGTTACTCTAATTTGGCAACACATTACCAATTCAGCATACTCGGAAGCCAGAGAAGATCATCAGAGGGGAAGAGCTGCTCTGTTCTATGTTTCGCTGGCATGTATCTTAATCCTGATTGTTCCTTCATGGATGCAATTAGTTCATCAATTTCCTGCACATCCGTTACTATG GGTCTTTAATTTTGTCTTCTCAGAACCCCTCAAGCGACTCTCATTATGTATATATTGGGTTTTTGTCATATATGCGTCGGTCCTCCGATTTTACAATATATCAAAGAGCAGTAAGATTGAAAGAATCCTTCTTCGGAAGTACTACCATTTGATGGCTGTTCTGATGTTTGTACCTGCTCTAATCTTACAG CCAAAATTTCTCAATTTGGCATTTGGTGCAGCTTTGGCAGCTTTCCTGATGTTAGAAATTATTCGA GTATGGAGAATTTGGCCTCTGGGACACCTTGTGCATCAGTTTTTGAATGCTTTCACTGATCATCGTGACTCTGATCTTCTAATTGTTAG CCACTTTTCACTTTTATTGGGTTGTGCACTTCCAATCTGGATGTCCTCTGGGTTCAATGACCGGCCGCTAGCTCCTTTTGCTGGAATTTTGAGCCTTGGAATTGGAGATACAATG GCCTCAATGGTAGGGCACAAGTATGGGGTTTTACGGTGGAGTAAGACAGGCA AAAAAACGATTGAAGGCACTGCAGCCGGCATCACATCTGTCCTGGCTGCTTGCTCTATTCTACTTCCGATTTTAGCCACAACTGGATATATTTTTACACAG CACTGGTTTTCTCTTCTACTAGCTGTAACCTTGAGTGGGTTGTTAGAGGCCTACACAGCACAGCTTGATAATGCTTTTATACCGCTAGTCTTCTACAGCCTGCTTTGCATATAA